One region of Oryza sativa Japonica Group chromosome 5, ASM3414082v1 genomic DNA includes:
- the LOC4337698 gene encoding endoglucanase 14 precursor, giving the protein MLAAAIELVVIATSCMVRDAHGHDYRAALAMSLLYFEGQRSGRLPPAQRVQWRADSALADGADHRVPDLASPPSSNVSVCARTDAMQCDMQVDLTGGYYDSGDNVKFGFPMAFTVAALSWSVVEYGDRLDAAGELGHALDAVRWGADYLTRAHASAGGGEALYVQVGDGDSDHSCWQRPENMDTPRTAYMVNASSPGSDIAAETAAALASAADANFSSTLLLHAKQLFEFAKNHRGLYHNSVPSAAKFYASSGDEDELLWAAAWLYIATGGEEEYSAYIAGATNVGGVRSMFSWDDKFVGAQALVTKLVLQGKLPADGSHAEMKTNLEQFICNLVQHSGGNGGGGGGARLSPGGMLWWDSWNNMQYVTLASLVLAVHADHLTAARSASLQCGGGASRSPAQLTAFVRSQVDYILGSNPETMSYMVGYGSRYPAEVHHRAASLPSIKSSPAKVTCKGGFDYLNKGSPDPNVIAGAIVGGPDADDRYDDSRQNFRQAEPSTVTVAPIVGILARLLPS; this is encoded by the exons ATGCTTGCGGCTGCGATAGAGTTGGTGGTGATCGCGACGAGCTGCATGGTGCGCGACGCCCATGGCCACGACTaccgcgccgcgctcgccatGTCGCTGCTCTACTTCGAGGGCCagcgctccggccgcctccctcccgcccAGCGCGTCCAGTGGCGCGCCGACTCCGCCCTCGCCGACGGTGCCGACCACCGCGTACCtgacctcgcctcgccgccgtcctcgaacGTGTCCGTGTGTGCGCGCACTGACGCAATGCAATGCGATATGCAGGTGGACCTCACCGGCGGCTACTACGACTCCGGCGACAACGTCAAGTTCGGGTTCCCCATGGCGTTCACGGTGGCGGCGCTGTCGTGGAGCGTCGTGGAGTACGGCGACCGGCTCGACGCGGCGGGCGAGCTGGGCCACGCGCTCGACGCCGTGCGGTGGGGCGCCGACTACCTCACCAGGGCGCAcgcgtcggccggcggcggcgaggcgctgtACGTgcaggtcggcgacggcgactccGACCACTCGTGCTGGCAGCGCCCCGAGAACATGGACACGCCCCGCACGGCGTACATGGTGAACGCCTCCAGCCCCGGCTCCGACATCGCCGCCGAGacggccgccgcgctcgcctccgccgccgacgccaacTTCTCCTCCACGCTCCTGCTGCACGCCAAACAG TTGTTTGAGTTTGCCAAGAATCATCGTGGCTTGTACCACAACAGTGTACCATCAGCTGCAAAGTTCTACGCTAGCAGTGGCGATGAG GACGAGCTGCTCTGGGCGGCAGCCTGGCTCTAcatcgccaccggcggcgaggaagagtACAGCGCCTACATCGCCGGCGCCACCAACGTCGGCGGCGTGCGCTCCATGTTCAGCTGGGACGACAAGTTCGTCGGAGCGCAGGCATTGGTCACCAAG CTTGTCCTCCAGGGGAAGCTGCCGGCCGATGGCAGCCACGCCGAGATGAAGACAAACCTGGAGCAGTTCATCTGCAACCTCGTGCAGCActccggcggcaatggcggcggcggcgggggagccaGGCTCAGCCCCGGCGGCATGCTGTGGTGGGACTCATGGAACAACATGCAGTACGTGACCCTGGCGTCCCTCGTACTCGCCGTGCACGCCGACCAcctgacggcggcgaggtcggcctCCCTCcagtgcggcggtggcgcctcGCGGTCGCCAGCGCAGCTCACCGCGTTCGTGCGGTCGCAGGTGGACTACATCCTCGGCTCGAACCCCGAGACGATGAGCTACATGGTCGGGTACGGCAGCAGGTACCCGGCGGAGGTGCACCACCGGGCGGCGTCGTTGCCGTCGATCAAGTCCAGCCCGGCGAAGGTCACCTGCAAGGGTGGGTTCGACTACCTCAACAAGGGCTCACCGGATCCCAATGTGAtcgccggcgccatcgtcgGAGGGCCGGATGCCGATGACCGGTACGACGATTCCCGGCAGAATTTCCGGCAGGCCGAGCCGTCCACCGTCACCGTCGCGCCCATCGTCGGCATTCTCGCAAGGCTTCTCCCTTCGTAG
- the LOC4337697 gene encoding acetylornithine aminotransferase, mitochondrial has protein sequence MNSLQSFLALNPPAAAAALGGARLRPSRVTACLATPTPTPPPPTSAPLAPAAAAARRELSAASRAVVEDEARYIVGTYNRSRVVLVAGRGCKLYDADGREYLDMAAGIAVNALGHADPDWVAAVSAQAATLVHASNVQYTVPQVALAKRLVEASFADRVFFANTGTEANEAAIKFARKFQRVARPDGDAPTEFMSFTNCFHGRTMGSLALTSKVQYREPFAPVMPGATFAEYGNLEEAKKVIQSGKIAAVFVEPVQGEGGIHSATKEFLQGLRDACDEAGALLVFDEVQCGLGRTGYLWAYEAYGVLPDIMTLAKPLAGGLPIGVVLVTEKVASAINFGDHGTTFGGGPLVCQAALTTLDKIQKPGFLAEVAKKGENFKQLLSTKLSGNAHVKEIRGIGLIVGIELDVPAGPLVDACLDRGVIVLTAGKGNVVRLVPPLIISEKELEQAAEVIRDCLPALDASTS, from the exons ATGAACTCGCTCCAATCCTTCCTCGCCCTcaacccgcccgccgccgccgccgccctcggcggcgcgcgcctCCGCCCGTCGCGCGTCACCGCGTGCCtcgccacgcccacgcccacgccgccgcccccgaccTCCGCGCccctcgcccccgccgccgcggccgcgcgccgcgaGCTGTCCGCCGCGAGCCGCGCCGTGGTGGAGGACGAGGCGAGGTACATCGTCGGGACGTACAACCGCTCccgcgtcgtcctcgtcgccggccgcggctGCAAGCTGTACGACGCCGACGGGCGCGAGTACCTCGACATGGCCGCCGGCATCGCCGTCAACGCGCTCGGCCACGCCGACCCCGACtgggtcgccgccgtctccgcccagGCCGCCACCCTCGTCCACGCCAGCAACGTCCAGTACACCGTCCCCCAG GTGGCGCTCGCCAAGCGCCTCGTGGAGGCCTCCTTCGCGGACCGCGTCTTCTTCGCCAACACCGGCACGGAGGCCAACGAGGCGGCCATCAAGTTCGCCAGGAAGTTCCAGAGGGTGGCGCGccccgacggcgacgcgccCACCGAGTTCATGTCGTTCACCAACTGCTTCCATGGCAGGACCATGGGGTCGCTCGCGCTCACCAGCAAGGTCCAATACCGGGAGCCATTCGCGCCGGTGATGCCCGGCGCGACGTTCGCCGAGTACGGGAACCTAGAGGAGGCCAAGAAGGTGATACAGTCTGGCAAAATTGCTGCCGTGTTCGTCGAGCCCGTGCAGGGCGAGGGTGGGATCCATAGTGCCACCAAGGAGTTCTTGCAGGGGCTGCGGGATGCCTGCGATGAGGCTGGAGCTCTCTTGGTCTTTGATGAG GTGCAATGTGGTCTGGGACGCACAGGTTACCTCTGGGCGTATGAAGCCTATGGAGTACTACCTGACATTATGACCTTGGCAAAGCCATTGGCCGGTGGTCTCCCCATTGGTGTAGTCTTGGTCACCGAGAAGGTTGCTTCAGCAATAAACTTCGGCGACCACGGTACCACATTCGGGGGAGGCCCTCTTGTTTGCCAAGCTGCATTGACCACATTGGATAAGATCCAGAAACCTGGCTTCCTAGCAGAGGTGGCCAAGAAAGGAGAGAACTTCAAGCAGCTTCTCAGTACCAAGCTGAGCGGAAACGCCCATGTGAAAGAGATCCGGGGGATCGGTCTCATTGTCGGCATCGAGCTCGATGTCCCAGCGGGTCCTTTGGTTGATGCGTGCTTGGATCGCGGTGTCATAGTGCTGACAGCTGGTAAAGGCAATGTTGTGAGGCTGGTGCCGCCACTCATCATCTCGGAAAAGGAGCTTGAGCAGGCTGCAGAGGTGATAAGGGACTGTCTACCTGCACTTGATGCCTCTACCTCTTAA